One genomic region from Euzebya tangerina encodes:
- a CDS encoding molybdopterin-dependent oxidoreductase encodes MPTFPLRATPTDDGTKLVTTACILCELNCGVTVELEGRTFVRTTGDKAHPGSQGYTCEKARQLDHYQNFEGRLTTPLRRREDGTFEEVDWDTAIAGVAADLAAIRDAHGGRSILYYGGGGQGNHLPGAYAKATRGVLGSTVASSALGQEKTGEFWVDGHLYGKSTCHTAGDWEHAEVLVFLGKNPWISHGVERARIVLKEAQRDPDRTIIVIDPRRSETAAMADVHLAVRPGTDANLLAAMLGIIVRDGLLDAAWLDAHAEGLEEVMAVLATLDVAAHAAATGLDLPQIEAVARRIATASSVSVYEDLGVQQGRHSTLNSYLEKLIYLLTGNFGVAGGMNLHTAMAPLMGSHSRHRSPVADRPLAAGLLACNHIPDEILTDHPDRFRALIVESGNPAHSIADSRRMREAIGALDTVVVIDVAMTETARLADWVLPASSQFEKAEATFFTTDFPENTFHLRHAILDPLDGTLPEAEIHRRLCHALGAMEGIDVEGLTEAASEGLEAYATALFGAAASTPAALQVLPVLLYETLGPALDPDLREGAVLFAVCHQAAQRNASAIRRAGVEPDGEGPLALGNALFHAVLDGRSGVVFSSDDDPAVSFERLAHEDGRVHLAIPELLARLASLPVDPVQDPAFPLLVAAGERRSYTANTIFRDPAWRKRDAEGAVRIHPADAEAFGVTDGGRVRIETATGAVEGVAAVTEEAAPGQMSLPNGQGLTLSDDDRGVGVAPNELTSSDLADDLIGTPWHKHVPARVLPVP; translated from the coding sequence GTGCCCACGTTCCCGCTTCGCGCCACCCCGACCGACGACGGGACCAAGCTGGTCACGACGGCCTGCATCCTCTGTGAGCTCAACTGCGGCGTCACCGTCGAGCTGGAGGGCCGCACCTTCGTCCGGACCACCGGCGACAAGGCCCACCCGGGCAGCCAGGGCTACACCTGCGAGAAGGCACGACAGCTGGACCACTACCAGAACTTCGAGGGCCGCCTGACCACGCCGCTGCGCCGCCGCGAGGACGGAACCTTCGAGGAGGTCGACTGGGACACCGCCATCGCCGGGGTCGCCGCCGACCTGGCCGCCATCCGCGACGCCCACGGTGGCCGGTCCATCCTGTACTACGGCGGCGGCGGACAGGGCAACCACCTGCCCGGTGCCTACGCCAAGGCGACCCGAGGGGTGCTCGGCAGCACTGTCGCGTCCTCGGCCCTGGGCCAGGAGAAGACCGGCGAGTTCTGGGTCGACGGCCACCTCTACGGCAAGTCGACCTGCCACACCGCCGGCGACTGGGAGCACGCTGAGGTGCTGGTGTTCCTGGGGAAGAACCCGTGGATCTCCCACGGCGTGGAGCGGGCACGGATCGTGCTGAAGGAGGCGCAGCGGGACCCGGACCGGACCATCATCGTGATCGACCCCCGCCGCTCCGAGACCGCCGCAATGGCCGACGTGCACCTGGCGGTCAGGCCTGGGACCGACGCCAATCTGCTGGCTGCGATGCTCGGGATCATCGTCCGTGACGGGCTGCTCGATGCGGCGTGGCTCGACGCGCACGCCGAGGGGTTGGAGGAGGTCATGGCCGTCCTCGCCACCCTCGACGTGGCGGCCCACGCCGCCGCAACCGGGCTGGACCTTCCCCAGATCGAGGCCGTCGCACGGCGCATCGCAACCGCCTCCAGCGTCTCCGTCTACGAGGACCTCGGCGTCCAGCAGGGGCGCCACTCGACGCTCAACAGCTACCTGGAGAAGCTGATCTACCTGCTGACCGGCAACTTCGGCGTGGCCGGCGGGATGAACCTGCACACGGCGATGGCGCCGCTGATGGGCTCGCACTCGCGGCACCGCTCACCGGTGGCGGACCGGCCACTGGCCGCCGGACTGCTGGCCTGCAACCACATCCCCGACGAGATCCTGACCGACCACCCGGACCGCTTCCGGGCGCTGATCGTCGAGTCGGGCAATCCCGCACACTCCATCGCGGACTCTCGACGGATGCGCGAGGCCATCGGCGCGCTCGACACCGTCGTGGTGATCGACGTGGCGATGACCGAGACCGCTCGGCTGGCCGACTGGGTCCTGCCCGCCTCGTCGCAGTTCGAGAAGGCCGAGGCGACGTTCTTCACGACCGACTTCCCCGAGAACACCTTCCACCTGCGCCACGCGATCCTCGATCCGCTGGACGGCACATTGCCCGAGGCGGAGATCCACCGTCGGCTCTGCCATGCGTTGGGGGCCATGGAGGGCATCGACGTCGAGGGGTTGACGGAGGCGGCGTCGGAGGGGTTGGAGGCCTACGCCACCGCGCTGTTCGGGGCGGCAGCGTCGACCCCTGCTGCCCTGCAGGTGCTGCCGGTGCTGCTGTACGAGACGCTTGGTCCGGCGCTGGATCCTGATCTACGTGAGGGCGCGGTGCTGTTCGCCGTGTGCCATCAGGCGGCGCAGCGGAACGCGTCCGCCATTCGTCGAGCAGGGGTTGAGCCGGACGGAGAGGGTCCGCTGGCACTGGGCAACGCGCTGTTCCACGCTGTTCTCGACGGTCGGTCTGGAGTGGTGTTCAGCAGCGATGACGACCCAGCGGTGAGCTTCGAACGGCTGGCCCACGAGGACGGGCGGGTGCACCTCGCCATCCCCGAGCTGTTGGCCCGGCTGGCGAGCCTGCCCGTGGACCCAGTGCAGGATCCGGCGTTCCCGCTGCTGGTGGCTGCTGGCGAGCGACGCTCGTACACGGCCAACACGATCTTTCGGGACCCGGCCTGGCGAAAGCGCGACGCGGAGGGGGCTGTCCGCATCCACCCGGCCGACGCCGAGGCGTTCGGGGTGACTGACGGCGGCCGTGTCCGGATCGAGACTGCGACCGGCGCGGTGGAGGGGGTGGCGGCGGTGACCGAGGAGGCCGCGCCAGGCCAGATGAGCCTGCCGAACGGGCAAGGCCTGACCCTCTCGGACGACGATCGTGGGGTCGGGGTTGCCCCGAACGAGTTGACGAGCTCAGACCTGGCCGACGATCTGATCGGGACGCCCTGGCACAAGCACGTCCCGGCCAGGGTGCTACCGGTGCCATAG
- a CDS encoding diacylglycerol/lipid kinase family protein: protein MGAGVYALVRDSFDKPAATSTPERPRFVSASTVEGRRYDADQTRWTATDSPTLLAPTRPGTTVTRHVGVVVNPERDDLAEEFLAELEGRATVTVERLDDASQLPDAVSRLVAAGVHCVAAVGGDGTQRAAATVLADTPVGLVVVPAGTVNLLGQVLGITTVQDAVTAAFDGEEVSIDLGEAEEETFVLNASSGWDAATIAGVDDGLKRFGRAGFAVAGLREWIRNRALPVRVTVDGHTWHDGHAVAVLVLNVGQRASTDFDVAPEASVEDGRLDVVVLPRHSVVGLMRSMAAIVRGGDATHGDARATQGAEITVQWGTPVAHQVDGDATGLVASVTYRARPGALRVRRPPRRSAVRDPA from the coding sequence ATGGGTGCGGGAGTCTACGCCCTTGTCCGGGACAGCTTCGACAAGCCGGCGGCGACGTCCACGCCTGAGCGGCCCCGGTTCGTGTCGGCCAGTACGGTCGAGGGCAGGAGGTATGACGCTGATCAGACCCGCTGGACCGCCACCGATTCTCCGACCTTGCTGGCCCCAACCCGTCCGGGGACGACGGTGACGCGTCACGTCGGCGTCGTCGTCAACCCGGAGCGGGACGACCTGGCCGAGGAGTTCTTGGCCGAACTCGAGGGCCGCGCCACCGTCACCGTGGAGCGTCTGGATGATGCCAGCCAACTTCCCGACGCCGTCTCCCGCTTGGTGGCTGCTGGGGTGCACTGCGTGGCGGCGGTGGGGGGCGACGGCACCCAACGAGCGGCCGCCACCGTGCTGGCCGACACCCCCGTCGGTCTGGTCGTGGTCCCTGCGGGCACGGTCAACCTGCTGGGCCAGGTCCTCGGCATCACAACGGTCCAGGACGCCGTCACGGCAGCGTTCGACGGCGAGGAGGTGTCGATCGACCTCGGAGAGGCAGAGGAGGAGACCTTCGTGCTCAACGCCAGTTCGGGGTGGGACGCCGCCACGATCGCGGGGGTCGACGACGGCCTGAAGCGATTCGGTCGGGCCGGCTTCGCCGTCGCTGGCCTGAGGGAGTGGATCCGCAACCGAGCGCTGCCCGTGCGGGTGACCGTGGACGGTCACACCTGGCACGACGGCCACGCAGTCGCGGTGCTCGTGCTCAACGTCGGACAGCGCGCATCCACCGACTTCGACGTCGCACCGGAGGCCTCCGTGGAGGATGGTCGACTTGACGTCGTGGTCCTCCCCCGACACTCGGTGGTCGGCCTGATGCGGTCGATGGCTGCGATCGTGCGAGGAGGCGACGCCACACATGGCGATGCCCGCGCCACGCAGGGGGCCGAGATCACCGTGCAGTGGGGGACCCCGGTGGCCCATCAGGTCGACGGCGACGCGACCGGCCTCGTGGCCAGCGTGACGTACCGGGCCAGGCCGGGAGCGCTGCGGGTCAGACGGCCCCCCCGTCGCTCAGCGGTCCGTGATCCCGCGTGA
- a CDS encoding alpha/beta hydrolase family protein: protein MIANERPARLEPTEITIDGPAGQLSGTLVHAADGVARPVVLLISGSGPIDRNSDSKKLAIGVMGRLARCLRDAGVASLRYDKRGVGASSGAFLTTGFHDNVGDATAVLDALRSRDDVDPSRVVVIGHSEGALIAAELAAANPDLAGVVLLSGAAVTGEEVLRWQAGQVGATLPKPVKLMLRLLRVDILRSQAKRLAQLKATTEDTTRIQLAKVNAKWFREFMAHDPLEALRATTVPVLALTGSKDIQVDPVDVERMAQVVTAAYTGEILDDVTHLLRTEEGPPSLRTYKKQAKQPLAPAVLRRTTDWVLAHTREKTG from the coding sequence ATGATAGCAAACGAACGTCCAGCTCGACTGGAGCCCACCGAGATCACGATCGACGGGCCTGCCGGGCAGCTCTCGGGCACCCTCGTCCACGCCGCCGACGGGGTCGCTCGACCAGTGGTGCTGCTGATCAGCGGCTCAGGGCCGATCGACCGGAACTCCGACAGCAAGAAGCTGGCGATCGGCGTCATGGGCCGACTTGCCCGCTGTCTTCGCGACGCTGGGGTTGCCTCGCTTCGCTACGACAAGCGCGGGGTGGGTGCCAGCAGCGGGGCGTTCCTGACGACCGGCTTCCACGACAACGTCGGCGACGCCACTGCCGTCCTCGACGCGCTGCGCTCACGGGATGACGTGGACCCGAGCCGGGTCGTCGTGATCGGGCACAGTGAGGGTGCACTGATCGCCGCCGAGTTGGCTGCGGCCAATCCGGACCTGGCCGGCGTTGTCCTGCTGTCCGGTGCGGCGGTGACCGGCGAGGAGGTTCTGCGCTGGCAGGCCGGTCAGGTCGGCGCCACGCTTCCCAAGCCGGTCAAGCTGATGCTGCGGCTGCTCCGGGTCGACATCCTGCGCTCGCAGGCGAAGCGGCTGGCCCAGCTGAAGGCCACGACGGAGGACACGACCCGGATCCAGTTGGCCAAGGTCAACGCCAAGTGGTTCCGGGAGTTCATGGCGCACGATCCGCTCGAGGCGCTTCGGGCGACCACGGTCCCGGTCCTGGCGCTGACCGGGTCGAAGGACATCCAGGTCGACCCGGTCGACGTGGAGCGGATGGCTCAGGTCGTCACGGCGGCGTACACCGGTGAGATCCTCGACGACGTGACCCACCTGCTCCGCACCGAGGAGGGTCCGCCTTCGCTGCGGACGTACAAGAAGCAGGCCAAGCAGCCCCTTGCTCCGGCCGTGCTCCGGCGGACCACCGACTGGGTCCTCGCGCACACACGCGAGAAGACCGGCTAA
- a CDS encoding winged helix-turn-helix transcriptional regulator, which yields MKRSDITHLNCSVARALDVVGEWWSLLIIRNVAYGQHRFTDIAESLGVARNVLTDRLRTLVEADVLRRVPDPDDGRAARYELTDKGQELVPLLLMLMQWGDRWESPDGAPLNVVDSSGEVVDLALVSRRTGEEVDLATMRLRPGPGFRHEARGG from the coding sequence GTGAAGCGGTCCGACATCACCCACCTCAACTGCTCCGTGGCGCGTGCCCTCGACGTCGTCGGGGAGTGGTGGAGCCTGCTGATCATCCGCAACGTCGCCTATGGCCAGCACCGGTTCACCGACATCGCGGAGTCGCTGGGCGTGGCTCGCAACGTCCTGACCGACCGACTGAGGACACTCGTGGAGGCGGACGTGCTCCGCCGGGTCCCCGATCCGGACGATGGGCGGGCCGCCCGGTACGAGCTGACCGACAAGGGGCAGGAGTTGGTCCCCCTGCTGCTGATGCTGATGCAGTGGGGCGATCGCTGGGAGTCACCGGACGGCGCCCCGCTCAACGTGGTCGACTCGAGTGGGGAGGTGGTCGACCTGGCCCTGGTCAGCCGCCGAACCGGTGAAGAGGTCGACCTGGCCACGATGCGGCTGCGGCCGGGACCTGGATTCAGACACGAGGCTCGGGGCGGCTAG
- a CDS encoding cell wall-binding repeat-containing protein — translation MLRKLPQVLMLAVVAALLSVVPAVSQVGDGGADGDPAAATDYELVQDEFDEIYDQANPPISEDDGLIQCLYDPARLLADSDTLQAAENDPNSNFSLDQFGLRRSVAPVIDEGLVEEATFGDLGITELEVAAPTGDDPVDLALQLSEFGIFAAPDYQMFPTPRHYFPGSFPVPRTPSPALSYAAPDGEHTVHVLDTGIDLDQGYAVNDVLVGGHTDDDPEGASEDDPLVATAPLDYVGGHGAFVAGVLAQQAPGIGLQVRAVSPASSAPSFFESDFINAAAGARVRHDSDNDTGPMLTNLSLGVSNCHTFGDLDEAGQSLPIGTFRAVTRILLREPGDMYLAAAGNSGDDQQITYPAAFFKRPSTAGLEADLLDQFDTRTIESLEGQTLAVGASDHGRIAEYSTRGGWVDVYAEGCHVADYPRGTFDYPSASGNPSESREFTTGAAQWCGSSFATPLVAGLIASAWMDGVDFATAKANVLAQATDVDGSLILGDLAFAPGVNQVTDSSAADAIDTATDTCQLLFPRPDEARSVLLARVGVFADALAGSPLARDDSCILFTPSDTLDSRTETEIDRVLPEGGLVRILGGEVAVSAEIEAQLQETYSVERFGGVTRVQTATAIADAVLAENPGQTEAMIAYARDFPDAVTGGAYGAQTGTPVLLSDTEVLHPDTRLWLEANEITTGYLLGGTAVLGNQVEAQAGLTILNNDPVAGQVQRVAGPNRMGTAAAVASQLWGPVNGGSPENLVVLDLERPDAWNVALSSAPLSALCDAPQLGVRAAGTPIETGQYLLDQSFGQTPTVLMMGPARDDGLIASAVDVP, via the coding sequence GTGCTCCGCAAACTCCCCCAGGTCCTCATGCTCGCAGTTGTCGCGGCGCTGCTCTCCGTCGTTCCCGCCGTCTCGCAGGTGGGCGATGGCGGCGCTGATGGCGACCCCGCCGCCGCCACGGACTACGAGTTGGTCCAGGACGAGTTCGACGAGATCTACGACCAGGCCAACCCACCGATCAGCGAGGACGACGGGTTGATCCAGTGTCTGTACGACCCGGCCAGACTGCTGGCTGACAGCGACACGCTGCAGGCCGCCGAGAACGACCCCAACTCCAACTTCTCGCTGGACCAGTTCGGGTTGCGCCGAAGTGTCGCCCCGGTCATCGACGAGGGACTGGTGGAGGAGGCCACGTTCGGCGACCTCGGGATCACGGAGCTCGAGGTGGCCGCGCCCACAGGGGACGATCCCGTCGACCTCGCCCTGCAGCTCAGCGAGTTCGGGATCTTCGCCGCCCCCGACTACCAGATGTTCCCCACACCGCGGCACTACTTCCCGGGATCCTTCCCGGTCCCGCGGACCCCCTCGCCGGCGCTGTCCTACGCCGCACCGGACGGGGAGCACACCGTCCACGTCCTCGACACCGGCATCGACCTCGACCAGGGGTACGCCGTCAACGACGTGCTGGTCGGCGGCCACACCGACGATGACCCCGAAGGCGCCAGCGAGGACGATCCCCTCGTCGCGACCGCACCGCTGGACTACGTCGGCGGGCACGGCGCCTTCGTCGCCGGTGTCCTGGCCCAGCAGGCTCCCGGTATCGGTCTTCAGGTGCGCGCCGTCAGCCCGGCGTCCAGCGCTCCCTCCTTCTTCGAGAGCGACTTCATCAACGCAGCCGCAGGTGCGCGGGTCCGGCACGACTCCGATAACGACACGGGGCCGATGTTGACCAACCTGTCGCTGGGGGTCAGCAACTGCCACACCTTCGGAGACCTTGACGAGGCCGGCCAGTCCCTGCCCATCGGGACCTTCCGTGCCGTCACCCGGATCCTGCTGCGCGAGCCGGGAGATATGTACCTGGCCGCCGCCGGCAACAGCGGCGACGACCAGCAGATCACCTACCCGGCGGCGTTCTTCAAGCGCCCGTCGACTGCGGGCCTGGAGGCTGACCTGCTGGACCAGTTCGACACGCGGACGATCGAGTCGTTGGAGGGGCAGACGCTGGCCGTCGGCGCCTCCGACCACGGTCGCATCGCTGAGTACTCCACGCGCGGTGGTTGGGTCGACGTCTACGCCGAGGGGTGTCACGTCGCGGACTACCCGCGTGGGACGTTCGACTACCCGTCCGCCTCGGGCAACCCGTCGGAGTCTCGGGAGTTCACCACCGGCGCAGCCCAGTGGTGTGGCTCCAGCTTCGCGACGCCGCTGGTGGCCGGGCTGATCGCGAGTGCGTGGATGGACGGCGTCGACTTCGCCACGGCCAAGGCCAATGTCCTCGCGCAGGCAACCGACGTCGATGGGTCCCTGATCCTCGGTGACCTGGCGTTTGCGCCCGGGGTGAATCAGGTGACGGATTCCTCCGCCGCGGATGCCATCGACACAGCGACCGACACCTGCCAGCTGCTCTTCCCCCGGCCGGACGAGGCTCGCTCCGTGCTTCTGGCACGGGTGGGCGTCTTCGCGGATGCGCTGGCGGGATCGCCGCTGGCGCGTGATGACTCGTGCATCCTGTTCACGCCCTCCGACACGCTGGACAGCCGGACCGAGACCGAGATCGACCGTGTGCTCCCCGAGGGCGGGTTGGTCCGGATCCTGGGCGGTGAGGTGGCTGTCTCGGCGGAGATCGAGGCGCAACTGCAGGAGACCTACTCCGTCGAGCGGTTCGGTGGCGTGACCCGGGTCCAGACGGCGACCGCCATCGCGGACGCGGTGCTGGCGGAGAACCCCGGTCAGACCGAGGCGATGATCGCCTACGCTCGAGACTTCCCCGACGCGGTGACCGGCGGTGCGTACGGGGCGCAGACCGGCACACCGGTGCTGCTCAGCGACACCGAGGTGCTGCATCCGGACACCCGCCTGTGGCTGGAGGCCAACGAGATCACGACCGGCTACCTGCTCGGCGGGACGGCCGTCCTCGGGAACCAGGTGGAGGCGCAGGCTGGCCTCACCATCCTGAACAACGACCCGGTGGCTGGGCAGGTCCAGCGGGTGGCTGGCCCGAACCGGATGGGGACGGCGGCGGCCGTGGCGAGCCAGCTGTGGGGTCCGGTCAACGGTGGCTCGCCCGAGAACCTGGTCGTGCTCGACCTCGAGCGGCCCGACGCCTGGAACGTCGCGCTGTCCTCGGCACCGCTGTCGGCCCTGTGCGACGCACCGCAACTGGGTGTGCGAGCGGCGGGTACGCCGATCGAGACAGGGCAGTACCTGCTGGACCAGAGCTTCGGGCAGACCCCGACGGTCCTCATGATGGGGCCGGCGCGGGACGACGGGCTCATCGCCTCGGCGGTCGACGTGCCCTAG
- a CDS encoding class I SAM-dependent methyltransferase: MPAGIPTFGRLRSRFEARTLDLIDPAVHRLHGEAKQAAIGAMTGTVVDVGAGTGANLRYYPAGTTVIAVEPNPVMHDRLRQKAEKHGVDLQIRTVAGERMGLEDDEADHAVGTLVLCGVGDPASVVGEIQRVVKPGGTFFFLEHVVATTPGVRLLQRVTRPAQKWIANGCDVMRDTGQLLTSAGFAELDLTTIDEGWTSFNTRIMIRGTAVID; the protein is encoded by the coding sequence ATGCCTGCCGGGATCCCGACGTTCGGCCGCCTCCGATCGCGGTTCGAGGCCCGCACGCTCGACCTCATCGACCCCGCGGTCCACCGCCTGCACGGCGAGGCCAAGCAGGCCGCCATCGGCGCGATGACCGGGACGGTGGTGGACGTGGGTGCCGGGACGGGAGCCAACCTGCGCTACTACCCCGCCGGGACGACGGTGATCGCCGTCGAGCCGAACCCGGTCATGCACGACCGACTGCGGCAGAAGGCCGAAAAGCACGGTGTCGACCTGCAGATCCGCACGGTCGCGGGTGAGCGGATGGGCCTCGAGGACGACGAGGCCGACCACGCCGTCGGCACCCTGGTCCTGTGCGGCGTGGGTGACCCCGCGTCCGTCGTCGGTGAGATCCAGCGAGTCGTGAAGCCGGGCGGCACCTTCTTCTTCCTGGAGCACGTCGTCGCAACCACCCCAGGGGTCCGTCTGCTCCAGCGCGTCACGAGACCGGCCCAGAAGTGGATTGCGAACGGCTGCGACGTCATGCGCGACACCGGCCAACTGCTGACCAGTGCTGGCTTCGCCGAACTGGACCTGACCACCATCGACGAGGGCTGGACGTCCTTCAACACCCGGATCATGATCCGGGGGACCGCTGTGATCGATTAG
- a CDS encoding patatin-like phospholipase family protein — MTTARPRSTWEGGGDPDARRHALEQGRVALVLSGGGARGAFDVGVAKAVLEAGITPQILAGTSAGALTAAGLAMGWDTDRLETFWCGQETRHVMRPRLDLHRLFRLGRLLGDPRRFLGFGEHTASEALLDLFGWTWLFHMRPLRRRIVDAIGGEVLPLQPGRILTVSAVEVDTGEFVRFSNAEPADGRSGDGLRVVQMTVDHILASAAIPGLFEPVEIDGRSYWDGGLASNTPLAAAFEHEPDAAVVVASAARHNRPYAPRSFGDVIGLAVEHLFTQSLVVDLDHARTVNRLVASGQAETVHRIVELVTVTPSGLTPGIGQLLDFEPSRAARFIEDGYRAARESLADEETGETT, encoded by the coding sequence ATGACCACCGCCCGGCCCCGTTCGACCTGGGAGGGCGGCGGCGACCCCGATGCCCGGCGGCACGCGCTCGAGCAGGGACGTGTGGCGTTGGTGCTGTCCGGGGGCGGTGCTCGGGGTGCGTTCGACGTGGGCGTGGCCAAGGCCGTGCTCGAAGCCGGCATCACACCCCAGATCCTGGCCGGGACGTCCGCTGGTGCGCTCACCGCAGCGGGGCTGGCGATGGGCTGGGACACCGACCGGCTGGAGACGTTCTGGTGTGGCCAGGAGACCCGGCACGTCATGCGTCCTCGGCTGGACCTCCATCGTCTGTTCCGGCTGGGTCGACTGCTGGGCGACCCCCGACGATTCCTCGGCTTCGGGGAGCACACCGCATCCGAGGCGCTGCTCGACCTGTTCGGGTGGACCTGGCTGTTCCACATGCGCCCCCTGCGCCGGCGGATCGTCGATGCCATCGGCGGCGAGGTGTTGCCGCTGCAGCCCGGCCGAATCCTCACCGTGTCTGCCGTCGAGGTGGACACCGGTGAGTTCGTTCGGTTCAGCAACGCCGAGCCAGCCGATGGCCGCAGCGGGGACGGGCTCCGCGTCGTGCAGATGACCGTCGACCACATCCTGGCCTCCGCAGCCATACCGGGTCTGTTCGAGCCCGTCGAGATCGACGGTCGTTCCTACTGGGACGGCGGCCTGGCCTCCAACACCCCACTGGCCGCCGCGTTCGAACACGAGCCCGATGCCGCGGTCGTGGTGGCCTCGGCTGCCCGGCACAACCGGCCGTACGCGCCGAGGTCGTTCGGTGACGTGATCGGCCTGGCGGTCGAGCACCTGTTCACCCAATCACTCGTCGTCGACCTAGACCACGCCCGCACCGTCAACCGACTGGTCGCCAGTGGCCAGGCCGAGACCGTGCACCGGATCGTCGAGCTGGTCACGGTGACGCCATCAGGTCTCACCCCGGGCATCGGCCAACTGCTCGACTTCGAGCCGAGCAGGGCAGCCCGGTTCATCGAGGATGGCTACCGGGCGGCCAGGGAGAGCCTGGCGGACGAGGAGACAGGCGAGACCACGTGA
- a CDS encoding Uma2 family endonuclease — MTTLLSPVTELPPEFRPLLRSEYDRLVELGVFEGTKVELIGGLLVEMSPQNSPHYQFIADLTMLLVPMVVGRHTVGVQLPLLVDDVSEPEPDLTILPLPQYRGVGKTGEALLVIEVSESSLALDLGEKARRYAGAGYPEYWVFDVVGRQLIRHTEPAEDGTWGTVTTLSSGTVAAVAVEGVTIDLDDLFDF; from the coding sequence ATGACCACGTTGCTCTCACCCGTGACCGAACTCCCGCCTGAGTTCCGACCCCTCCTCCGCAGCGAGTATGACCGACTGGTCGAACTGGGCGTGTTCGAGGGGACGAAGGTGGAGCTCATCGGAGGACTCCTCGTCGAGATGTCACCCCAGAACAGTCCGCACTACCAGTTCATCGCCGACCTCACCATGCTGCTGGTACCGATGGTCGTCGGGCGGCACACCGTCGGCGTGCAACTCCCGCTTCTGGTCGACGACGTCTCCGAGCCGGAGCCCGACCTCACGATCCTGCCCCTGCCGCAGTATCGAGGTGTCGGCAAGACCGGTGAGGCCCTCCTGGTGATCGAGGTGTCGGAGTCCAGCCTGGCCCTCGACCTGGGTGAGAAGGCCCGCCGATATGCAGGCGCCGGATACCCGGAGTACTGGGTCTTCGATGTCGTAGGGCGGCAGTTGATCCGGCACACCGAGCCTGCGGAAGACGGGACCTGGGGGACGGTGACCACACTCAGCTCGGGAACGGTGGCCGCCGTCGCAGTCGAGGGGGTGACGATCGACCTGGACGATCTCTTCGACTTCTGA
- a CDS encoding helix-turn-helix domain-containing protein yields the protein MADRPADLLLHPVRLRIVQALVGRSLTPGALLETLGDVAQATLYRHLRALETGGLIEVAAERPVRGTVERTYRVVEDAVHLGPADLAGTSRADHFRYFATFVGTLLADYAAFLDGVSDARAPDLEADRVGYRQVPLWLSDEEADELAREMRGLLEQRLQHTPGRGRRRRLVSTVLMPDDRGAAVTRDHGPLSDGGAV from the coding sequence GTGGCTGACCGGCCAGCAGACCTTCTTCTGCATCCGGTCCGGCTGCGGATCGTGCAGGCCCTGGTCGGCCGATCCCTCACCCCCGGCGCGTTGCTGGAGACCCTGGGCGACGTGGCACAGGCGACGCTGTATCGGCACCTCCGGGCGCTGGAGACCGGCGGGTTGATCGAGGTGGCGGCCGAGCGGCCCGTTCGCGGAACCGTCGAGCGGACCTACCGGGTGGTCGAGGACGCTGTCCACCTGGGGCCGGCCGACCTGGCCGGGACGAGTCGCGCCGATCACTTCCGCTACTTCGCGACCTTCGTCGGCACACTGCTGGCCGACTACGCGGCCTTCCTCGACGGCGTCAGTGACGCCCGCGCCCCGGATCTCGAGGCAGATCGCGTCGGCTATCGGCAGGTGCCGCTCTGGCTGTCCGACGAGGAGGCGGACGAGCTGGCGAGGGAGATGCGGGGCCTGCTCGAGCAACGACTGCAGCACACCCCGGGTCGGGGGCGCCGCCGGCGTCTGGTGAGCACCGTGCTGATGCCCGACGATCGAGGAGCAGCGGTCACGCGGGATCACGGACCGCTGAGCGACGGGGGGGCCGTCTGA